The genomic interval CCGTCAACGTCGTCTTGCCGTGGTCTACGTGACCTATCGTCCCCACGTTTACGTGCGGCTTCGTCCGCTCAAACTTCGCCTTGGCCATGGTTCGTTTTCCGAGAGTGCGTTGCGGTTGTACGGAAACGCAGGAGCTCGCGACGGGATTTGAACCCGTGACCTCTTCCTTACCAAGGAAGCGCTCTACCCCTGAGCTACGCGAGCCCTTCGCCCACCCAAGCGACGGTCCGCGCACGTGCGGCGCGGAGAATCGCGCCTGGCGTTCGTCCGCGCCGCTGCGGTCAGCACAACCCCCGTTCCGGCCCGCAACTTGCGGCGTACCTGACCGGAGGAAGACCGTCAGTCTAACCAGCGTGCGCAAGTGTGTCAACGGCCGCGCCACCATGTAGTTCGAGGGAACGCGACCGTTGCAAACACACGCGTGCGTGTGCACATTTTTTTCTGTTATCTCTCCCGATAGCGGCCCGCGCGATGCCGCGCGAGGATCAGGCCGCGCGTTCCCGAGTCCTGAACCGAGTACGCACGGTTTGCGGCCGAGACCGGCCGTGGGTCTGCGTGGAACGGAGAACAACGCCAGATGCCCAGTTTTCGTCCATCGGTCCATGGGTGGCCCTTCCCCGACGATTACGACTGCCCGGCCGCGCTGATCGGCCTCGGGCGGCCGGTGGCGCCGGAGTTCGGCCTCGCGGGGGGTATGTGCTGGGCTGCAATTGATCGCTTCGCGGCCGGCCGTCGGATCCCGAGAACGGTGCACGCTCCGGGAGCCGAGGATCCGCTGTACGCGGAGTTCATCCTGCGACTCGCGAACGTTCTCGCCAAGGACACGGTGGCCCGCGCGGCCGCGGCCCAGCGCATGCCCGACTCCGGACGCACCGGGTCTCTCGGCCGGCTCGCCCGCGCCGAGTGGGCCCGCGCCCGCAAAGAGATGGACGCGGGCAGGCCGGTACTCCTCCTCCTGATCGGGCAGAGGGGTCCGTTCGCCGACCCCACCGGCAACCGTTTCGTGCTAGGGGCGCGTTACGAAGCCGACTCCGAGCGTGCGACGGTCTGGACCTACGACCCGCGCCGCCCGGGCGACGACGCCGCGACGTTGCTCCTCGATCTCGGCAAGGGATCCGCGGCGTTCTCCGGTCGCATGGGCCGCGACGAGCACATCCGTGGGCTGATCGCGGTGCCCTACGACCGGGCCGCACCGCCCGCGGTAGAGGCGTCGGTCGCGCCCGTTGGCGAGCGGCAGCGGGTTGGACTCGAGCCGGACCTCGCGGCCGTGGAGGTCGGCCCGAACGGCGCGGGAGTGCTCGCTCGGGACACCGACGGCCACTTGGTCTTCATGCGCGCGACCGACGGCGGCTGGACCCGCGAGCGCCCCGCCGACCTGGGTGACGTGGGCGCGGACTTCCGCTTCGACGGTCCGCCGGTACTCGCGGGCGTGACGTCGGGTAGGCCCGGCGTGGCCATGCGCGGGGTCAACGGCCACCTGCTCTTCCTGCGCAAGGGCTCGCGCGGCTGGTCGGCGGAAGACCTCACCGACCAGCCGAATACGGGCCTGCGCTTCAGGATCGGGGGACCACCGTTGGTGCTCCAGGGAGGCCGTCATCCCGTGTTCGGGGCCGTGAACCCGGACGGGAACCTGCTGATCTATTCGTGGTCGACCGTGCGCGGCTGGTCGGCGGAAAACGTGTCGAAGGAATACGGCGCGGAGGCCGCCGCGCACCTCCTGGGCGGCGTGGCCGGGGTCGTCGATCGGACCGGCAAGGCCCACGTGCTGGGCAAGAACGCCGACGGCGAACTCGTCCACTTCCGCGCGGAAACCGATGGCCGCTGGCGCGCGGCGCGGCCCGGGGCGGCGCGCGCGGAGCTCCGGCGACTGCCCATCGAGGGTACCCCGGTCGTAGAGCTGTCCGACGACGGCGCCATAGAGGTGTTCGCGCGCGGCGTGGGTGGCCATCTGCTCCAGTTCCGGCTGGCCGAGGGAGGCCGCTGGGTGGGCAGGGACCTGACCGCGGACGCGGCCGGCAGCGATGCTTCGCTGACCCTGGCGACCGACCCACGCGTCGCGGGCAGCGCCGCGGGACGCCGGCACGTGTTCGGCCGCAGCGAGGCGGGCGACATCGTCCACTACGCGGGGGGTCCGGACGGCACCTGGAGCGCGGAAAACGTCACCGTGGATCGCATCACCATCGGGCCGCTGTTCCGCGTCGAGGGCGAGCCGGCCGCCGCGGCCAGCGGCCGCACCATCGTGGTCGCCGCCAGGCGCGGGGCCGAGCTTCTCCTGTACCGCTGGCACGAGGGCGGAGACTGGAGCGCCGAAAACCTCACGGTCGAGCGGGGCGCCAAGGAGGACGGGCCGCGCATTTCCTCCGACCCGGTCCTCCTCCGGACCCCCGACGCCGCGCACCTGTTGGTCCTGTCCGCGGCGGGGGCGCTCACCCGGTACCGCATCGCCGCGCCCATGGGGCGCGCCGGGCGCGCGGGGCCGATGGGCGCCCTCATGGGAACGCTCGGGCCACTGCTCGATGGCATCCGGGGGCTGACCGATCGCTTCAGGAAGCCGAAGAAGGCGGTGGGGCTGCGCGCATCGCCGATGGCCGTGGCGGCGGTGGAAAACGCGGCGGTGGATGCGCTCTTGACGGGCGCAGACGAGCCCCCGGCGGGTGCAGACACGGTGGAACGTCCGGCGACAGCCACGGCGGAGGTCTCCAGCCACAAGATACCGGCGCCCGACGACGCGCCGAGCGAAGGCGCGCCCGTCGAGGAGGGCGCCGCGGAGGGTGAGGAGCGCCGTGACGATCAAGGCTGGGGGCACAGTTCGAGCGCGGCCGCGCCGTGGCACGAGAGCCCCGAGGCGCCGCTGTTGGACCTGCCGGACGAAGTCGAGATCGATCACGCGGCGGCGAGCGCATCGCCCGACCCCGATCTCGACGGCGCCGACCTGATCCGGGCCGGCTCGGAATGGACCGGGCCGCAGCTCGTCGAGCCGGCCGACGCCCCGCCGGCGGACG from Gemmatimonadota bacterium carries:
- a CDS encoding GTP-binding protein, with product MAKAKFERTKPHVNVGTIGHVDHGKTTLT